The sequence below is a genomic window from Coffea arabica cultivar ET-39 chromosome 4c, Coffea Arabica ET-39 HiFi, whole genome shotgun sequence.
ataaaattataagAAGATTATATTGATAGATGCAAAATTAGAACTAGATTAAGGAGATACTTATGTAAAATCATACAAAGGTTAAGTGGTTATTAAGATTTCATTACAAGCATTCTTGGTGCGCATCTCGGTCAATCACTGTGATTGAATATGCTTTCcgttcatttttcattttatacAAAATTATAGGGGAATTAAATAGACATTTCAAAACTTTAAAGGAATTATCTGGTACTATACAAAAGCACAAGGGCTTATGAGTAATTTGCCCTAAATTAAAAGTAAAACCTGCAGCAGCTCCAAGCCTCGTTCCTAAGACTACGTAAATGGAAGACGAGCAGTGACTTTTGAAGCCGAAAACGATGTCCAACCCAGAACCACTTTCTTTGACTTCATGCAATTCTTAAAAATGCATTCCATATAACTATTGACTGGAGTACTAAGATTTGGACTCGCTTTAAAGATAGATTGGCATATCACTTAATCACAATATTCTTGCTCCAACTTTGGGCATTGAAGATGTTAATCTTCAGTGCAGGCtgacctaaaaaaaaaaaaaaaaaagactacaaTATCATCCCCGATCGAGCTATAAAGTAGTTAAAGCCCGCCAGCAGCTTTTGATTGGTTTGAATCTCCCTGTGTGTTTAAACAAATTTGGTGGGATCAATTAGTTTAAAGAAATTAATTTGAGTCAAAATCTATCTAACCAAAACGGAAATGGAACGAAATGTATTCGGAAAATCAGTTTCAGGCAGCCCACAGCTCCAGTGGCATACAGTACGTGCAACCTGAATACTTTTGGACTAGCATTAGCTATTTAAGCAGAAGATGGAAGCCATTTTCTACATCCTCAAACACTCAATCTTTACTTGGTTAAGTGAAAAGCTAAGAAGTAGCTCTAATGACGAACACGTCAGTACTCTTCATCCTTTCATTCCTTGTAATATTTTCCATTTCCACAAACTTCTTCTCTTCAGCTGCTGAAGCACCCGAGCCAGTGCTCGATGTGGCTGGAAAGATGCTTCGAACTTACCTCAACTACTACATACTACCAGCCAATGTCTTCCGGGGCAGATACAGAGGTGGAGGACTTACACTATCGGGCATCGGCAATGACACTTGCCCAGctggtgtttttcaagaaacgTCTCAACAAATAAATGGCATCCCTTTGACATTTTTCCCTGTGAACCCGAAGAAAGGTGTGGTTCGTGTCTCCACAGACTTAAACATCAAATTCGATTATCCAGATACCTGTGACGAATCTCCAGTTTGGAGCGTTGATAATTATGTTTATCCATCGGATGACAGCTTTGTTAACATCGGCGGAGTTGTTGGAAATCCTGGTCCTGAGACTTTAAGCAGTTGgttcaagattcaaaaatttGGCTATCGTGATTACAAGCTTGTTTTTTGTCCCACAGTATGCAGCTATTGTGATGTTATTTGCAAAGATGTTGGCATAACATACCAGGATGGGAAAAGACGTTTGTCCCTGACAACTGATTATCCACACAGGGTCGTATTCCAGCAAGCATAAAGATGAGATTCTAGCCGTGTTAATGCACTTTGGATGCATTGTAATACAATAGTCTTTCTACAAAGATATGAATAATATTAGTAATAAGGAAGCCTCCCTGAAAATATGGGAGGAAACCATGTAATAATGAAGCATTAAAGTGCTTGTGTTGATGAATAAGCAAGAAAAATGTCTGAAAGTTGGCCTTTTGCTGTTTTTAAGGTTCATAATAAGATAATTATAACTAATAGAGAACGAGGGTTACTTTTAACttggtaaattttatttttcagttCTTGCTAAATGTCtaagaatgatttttttttttgtccgaAAAGATCTGTATAATTCTCACGTCGTTCAGAATTTGGAAAGCAGAATGAAGCCATCGTTGGTTGACAGCTAGCTTCTAGTTTACTTGTTCGTTGTCTGTTTAACAAAGTGTCTAATGTTTGTCATCACTCTACATGTAAAAGAGAATGAATACGGCAATTATCGGTAAAGAGCCGAATGTTGTTAGAGAAAAAGACTTTTGATGATTTTGCAAGTAAAAGAAATTTGTCAACTGAATCATGTTTAGCCTGATTTTGGAATAGGTTTCCAAGGACTTGGCCAACCTGAAATGAGGAAATGGAGTTCTCTGCCAAGAAGGATCGCCAACTCACGCGTTGGCAAATTTAATCTTTAATTAGAGGGATATGGAAACCAGCTTTAGAACGAATCTTTAGATGAATTATAGAGTACAAATCATAAAGTCTATAAGTTCTTACAGCATTTGATAACTGTAAATTTGAGGCAATGATGCATGTGATGGACTCTGTTATCCTCCTAAGTCATTGAATTTGAGAATGGGAACCATAAGTCTAGCACTTCATAATCCACtaataaaagaataaattaCATATAACTCCCTATGTAAATTTATAGATTGTCATATGAATATATGATTCCcttaatatttcaaaatacccACATTACTCCCTTAAAGTTTCatataaagtgaaaatttgacgaAAAATAGACTTCATAATGTCGTATGTTGAAGTACAAGTATTGTTCTTACTCAAGTATTAAATCAAACAACAGCTTGACCACTTGGCATAAAAGTATAGGAGGGTTATGTGGACAAAAATCACTTGAGACTAAAGTAGATATTCATGCAAAGGGGATAAGTAGATATAATGACTCCATCACAAACACTTTTTGAGTGCGGTTAGTTCAACCGCCATAACAGTTGATATTTTGTGTCCAATTTTCATTTTACATTAAACTATAGGCGGTTCATGTAGATTTTTCGAAATCTTAAGACGGTAAAGTGGGAATGTGGAAAAACCATAGGGAACCGGTTATGTATAATTTACCCTTAACTATAAAGTCAAAGATAGAGTGGTAGAGGCTATATCTTAAGGGCAATTACTAATTACAGTATAAAAGTTCATCGATTAAGTAAAAAGAAGTGAAGTAGCTAAGAAATGGCAGGTGATTACTCCAAAAGTCCAAAGAGAAGAGCCAGGTAAACTTGGTGAAGTCCACAATTTGGAGACGAACCCGGAAGGAAAAAGAGGAGTTAATGCCATTCATGCAATTAAGTCAACCTTGACTCATCAAGAAGCAAGTATCAAGTAACTCTGGCCTTTGGGACGGTAAATGAACTACGAAACTTACTAACTTTTGCTGCTATTCATACAGCTATGAAAGTGTAATTCTTGATTAAGACCTCCACAGACGTTGAAATTGACGTTTGTTATTCTGTATCCAGTGGCTTTGTTCTTATCTCAATCAGGGTACGCAGTGCTATCATATCTTTTGTATTCAAATTTGCTTTTAGCCAGAATCTAATTTTTCGACCAATAATCAATTTCAAACCGTACAATACACAAGCTGTCTACCCGTGTATAGAACAAGTTGCAGATTTTATATGTGAAAAAGCTAATCCCCATCaagcaagaaacaatgtgcaCCGACGGATTCCATTGACTTAATTGAGTCGTTTTAGAACTTGGAAGACGTTATTACAGACTGAAGAATTCTTTATTAGATTGAGTTGCGGTTTTCATTGCCACAAGAACGTGATGTGcaaaaaaatcaaagtcaaaacCCATGAACAATGTGCAAAGCCCTTTCATTGTGCACTTGGTTTAGCTATTTTAATACCGAATCGGCAATCCCTTTTTCCCAGTTCAGATCATCGTTTGAATTAAAGTCTGGCAACAAAAATGAAGGCCCCCCTCGTTCTATTTCCATTAGTTCTCATTTCCATATACACAAACTCCTTGTTCTGTCAAGCTGCTGCTGAATCAGTCCAGCCAGCAGCGGTCTTTGGTGTAGATGGGAAGGAGGTTCGGACAGACCTCTTCTACTACATCCGACCAGCCAACAACCGCGGCAAAGATAGAGGAGGAGGGCTCGGGCTGCGCAGCATTGGCAACGACAGCTGTCCACTTGTCGTAATCCAGGAAACAAACGAGCTCAGAGATGGCCTGCCGCTGACATTTTCACCGGCCGTGGCCCCTAAGGATAATGTGGTACGCGTCTCAACTGATCTCAACATCCAAGTTGCATTTCCGGATACATGTAACCAGCCTACTGTTTGGAGAGTTGATGTTTCCGATAAATCTAAAGGAAGGAAGTTTGTGAATCTTGGTGGGGTGATTGGAAATCCGGGGCCTGAGACTCTAGGCAACTGGTTCAAGATTGAAAAGGTTGGAGACCATGGGAACAAGTATAAGCTTGTCTATTGTCCAACAGTATGCAGCTATTGCAAAGTTAATTGTAAGAATCTTGGGATCGTTTATCAGAATGGGCTAAGACGATTGGCTCTGAGTCATAGACCCTTCAAGGTCATATTCACTCAAGCATGAATAATGCATATATCCTACGTGAAAAATTCTGCAAAACAAGAAATGATACGTAGTAATCTAATTTTATGTCATCATCCCACGAATCAAATGAGCTCGTTTTAAATATGGTATTtctcatttgaccaattattcTGTAATTCTTGGAAGGATTTATCGTCTTAAATATGCTCTATTTCTCTCTATCTTGGATATGGTTTCTTCCTTTTCTcgtgcctttttttttgggtaaattccactttacccccctgtggtttagcgttttttcacataacccccctatggtttcaaaagctatacataaccccctcatggtttggattaaagtgtcaaagtaacagaaatagtcactcgtaacggaacttctaaaaatgtcgaaattacccttataaatacatgacacattaaccccctatgatttttatattttaccatataacccccttatggtttaatactttaccatataacccccttatgcttttcaaaatatacacataaccccccttggttaatacataaatttcaaccttacataagggtatttttgacattttaggtgacgccGTTACGAGTAACcatttccgttactttgacactttaatccaaactatgagggggttatgtatagtttttgaaaccacaggggggttatgtgaaaaaacgctaaatcacaggggggtaaagtggagtttgcccttttttttttgtcctgcTTAACTTTTGGTCCTCCAATTCTTTCAGATTTAGTTATtaaatttggaatttctgaagtCTATTTGGTATCTATGGTATGTGTAATGTATCATCTGCCATTAATGCAGATCTTAGGaacaaaattatgaaatttatcaaaaaaaaaaaaaaagattcttgTAAAAGTGAATCTTGGAagacaaatttttttctttttttggcgaGAATAATTTTGGACATTGTCTGAACCAATGGACTGGGTGGGCTTATGTCAGTGGAGGATTAAATAGATCCAacaaattccaaatatttatcaTTAGGAAACCCATTCCCTCAATTATTGCAGATCGTACTCCCGAACCATTATGGCCTGTAACTACCGCAATAGATCGCTTCCCCCACAACGCTAAAATATGTCCAGCACCGCTGCCACCTTCCCATTGGGCCTTTCTAGCTATGCAAGCCCTACATCTTTCACCATCAGGCATAAAGTAGGGTGGGATagagattttctttctttttttttttttcattgaaaaatggaagaaagcaTTCTTGTTTGAGAACTGAGACCCCATCATCTGCAATTTAGCAAAGGAAGAAGCAATCTGCATGATTTTAATTGACATGATTAACAGTGCCCAAACCAACATAAATTAGAAGGAATTTGTACCATGATACACTTTCTCATTTCAGAAATGATTTGAGTATTAGGGAACCCAAGAATCCACCCAAAGATAGTAAAGCATTTACCCCCTCCATAATCATAGCTCCCCTTGACAATATTCTTTCAGATTGGACTCTGATAGGTGCTCATCCACCAGAAGGAAGCAGGAAGGATCTTGTCTAGAGAGCAAGTCATTGTCAAGCTGGTGGTTGGGAAAAAGAGGGACTCTAAATTTGAGTGTTGGGGTATACAGGAATTGTCCTCTTTCAAGACACGAATTGCTTATTCGTGGGCACTTACTCTTAAAGCTAATAGATGAATCAAACTATTTGATACTTGAATTGAACTCGACTTGATAagatttgatttgacaattagTCAATCCAAAATAGAACGATATTTTATGTATGATAACATTCAaactcaataaaaaaaaatccgtTTCAATTTGGTTcgacaaataaacaaattaaatttaaataaatttttaaattcattaaaataattaaacaaatttaaaaattggGATATTTGACGTGATTAGtttcgtttgcacccctacttACTCTAGATTAAGTAACATCTGGAATTTCATCTTTTCATGAGGTTCGGGAACTACATTGAAGATAATTTGGTAACAACAAATAAAGCTCGAACAAAGaggtttcctttttcattttttcctttttcatgagGTTCGGGAACCACGTTGAAGATAATTTGGTAACAACAAATAAAGCTCGAACAAAGacgttttctttttcatttttttaatagaTCATCAAACATAATGATGCTTTATATAAACAAAATACTTTTCGCACATAAAAGAAGACTCCAATGTCCCCCCATGTTTACTGGCATATTGAACAAATTATTATGCTTTTATTGTCATTCATCAAGTGAGAGGCGTACCATATTTCATTTGTGATTCCTCTCGTCTCCAGATCCCAAACACTTTGGCTGGACAAAATGTGCATCAAGAAACTGTACCGATTTTGTGAGCGCCACAAGGTTCTGAATGTTATTATTGCCAATACACAACGGTTCAAGCTTCAACACCATCATCGCGAAAGTCTTGGTCTAGTTACCCTAGTAGTAGCTGATGTTGAAACTCTAGAATTTAGAAGTCCTGCGTTCTAATTTCCTTTCTCTTCCTTGCTTCTTAAATTTTACTGTTcttctatttaaaaaaaaaaaaaaaacttctacatCGTCAAAAGTATAGTCTGAAGTCAAATGATACTGCCATAGTTGAATTTTTATCTCTGCATCAATTCTTGGTGAAATGATAAAAGTTATCCCTATCCAAATCTAAATCGCATTTCGACTTGTGAAGGTAGTTTTCATACTTCATTCAATAATAAttgtagaaaataaatttacatTGTGACATTAACTCCACTTGGATCCAGAGCCTCCTAAGTTCCATTTTTGTACACCATatgttggatattttaataaaaaatatcacatatttattttgaattcaaattaaataaattacaaattctttaaataaattttcagttacaaattgaaacatttaaatgTGTAACTTATGGGATTTATGTCTTGCATTTGTAACTTATGTAATGATTAGGTTTTATGAAttcttttagtaattttttaccGTTATACAATGAATCCAGACTTTTTTATAACTGAAATATGAGGTGTTAATTCCTATTAATGTTGGAATTCTAATATTCCTAATTTCTTAGCCTATATATAAGGCATTTATCAACTAAACCATATATATACTTTGCTATCTCTTTACTACCTTCTATTTTTCCTCCACTACTATAAGAGTTTATAGGGCAAAAGAACAGTGTTAGTGTGAAGTTTCTGTCTTACTCCAATAGTGTAGATTGGAGTAGACTACAGTGTCTAAAAGGCTGGGCTATTATATCCTGGAGGCGACGTGCTTAGACCTACTACACCAGAAAATACTCCGTAGAGGCGCGAATCGTCTTAAAGAGAGCGACC
It includes:
- the LOC113738650 gene encoding kunitz trypsin inhibitor 5-like, with translation MTNTSVLFILSFLVIFSISTNFFSSAAEAPEPVLDVAGKMLRTYLNYYILPANVFRGRYRGGGLTLSGIGNDTCPAGVFQETSQQINGIPLTFFPVNPKKGVVRVSTDLNIKFDYPDTCDESPVWSVDNYVYPSDDSFVNIGGVVGNPGPETLSSWFKIQKFGYRDYKLVFCPTVCSYCDVICKDVGITYQDGKRRLSLTTDYPHRVVFQQA
- the LOC113738863 gene encoding kunitz trypsin inhibitor 5-like, translating into MKAPLVLFPLVLISIYTNSLFCQAAAESVQPAAVFGVDGKEVRTDLFYYIRPANNRGKDRGGGLGLRSIGNDSCPLVVIQETNELRDGLPLTFSPAVAPKDNVVRVSTDLNIQVAFPDTCNQPTVWRVDVSDKSKGRKFVNLGGVIGNPGPETLGNWFKIEKVGDHGNKYKLVYCPTVCSYCKVNCKNLGIVYQNGLRRLALSHRPFKVIFTQA